The Penicillium oxalicum strain HP7-1 chromosome IV, whole genome shotgun sequence genome contains a region encoding:
- a CDS encoding 60S ribosome subunit biogenesis protein NIP7 — MRELTEEEAKVLFSKLANYTGRSLNNLIAPPEGDQTERHVFRLQGSRVFYLPLRLANYATSIPRANLLSAGTIIGKFTKTMKFRLHITALSIIAPHSRYKVWIKANGEMPFLYGGNVLKAHAARWSEDCPEHSGVIVYSMNDEPLGFGVTARSTAEAKKLEPTGIVVFRQADAGEYLREEDSLFTA; from the exons ATGCGTGAATTGACAGAGGAAGAAGCCAAAGT GCTTTTCTCCAAGCTCGCCAACTACACTGGTCGGTCCTTGAACAATTTGATTGCGCCTCCCGAGGGTGACCAGACCGAGCGTCATGTCTTCCGTCTCCAAGGATCTCGT GTTTtctatcttcctcttcgacTGGCAAACTATGCCACGAGTATTCCCCGCGCCAACCTGCTGTCAGCAGGTACCATCATT GGCAAATTCACGAAGACAATGAAGTTCAGACTCCACATCACCGCGCTCTCCATCATTGCCCCTCACAGTCGTTACAAGGTCTGGATCAAGGCAAATGGAGAGATGCCCTTCTTGTACGGTGGAAA TGTACTCAAAGCTCATGCCGCTCGCTGGAGTGAGGACTGCCCTGAGCACAGCGGAGTTATCGTTTACAGTATGAATGACGAGCCCCTCGGCTTCGGTGTCACTGCGCGGTCTACCGCTGAGGCCAAGAAGCTCGAACCCACCGGTATCGTGGTCTTCCGTCAGGCCGATGCGGGCGAGTACCTGAGAGAG GAGGATTCCCTGTTCACTGCTTAA
- a CDS encoding Defective in cullin neddylation protein 1, with translation MAPATASQKQSIAQFVALTDCTDAAASKFLRSAQWNIDRAVDNYFTSRWNTGDDKITAALNKIFDKYRDDTQKEAAVISIEGAMQFLSDINVQLDEVTCLGIMELCKCPTMGEFPQEGFVTGWKEAKCDTIPKMAEHANQLRATIPTDKDLFRRVYCHTFPISRMAGQRNLPYDLAAEQWRLLFTADRGGIPWSTETTPWLEWWLEFLEERGKKAVSKDLWQQLELFMRKTREDESFGWWSADAAWPGTLDDFVGWVQEKRAQGNAMEH, from the exons ATGGCACCGGCCACAGCTTCACAGAAGCAGAGCATCGCTCAGTTCGTAGCTCTGACGGACTGCACCGATGCAGCTGCATCCAAG TTTTTGAGATCCGCGCAGTGGAACATTGACCGTGCAGTGGATAA TTACTTCACCAGCCGCTGGAATACTGGCGATGATAAAATCACCGCGGCATTGAACAAAATCTTTGACAAGTACCGAG ATGATACACAGAAAGAGGCCGCTGTCATCAGCATCGAAGGAGCCATGCAATTCCTGAGTGACATCAATGTCCAACTAGACGAGGTCACCTGCCTGGGCATCATGGAGCTTTGCAAATGCCCGACGATGGGCGAGTTTCCACAAGAAGGCTTCGTGACTGGCTGGAAGGAGGCAAA ATGCGACACCATCCCCAAAATGGCCGAGCATGCCAACCAACTCCGGGCCACAATTCCCACAGACAAGGACCTCTTCCGTCGCGTGTACTGCCACACATTCCCCATCTCCCGCATGGCAGGTCAGCGCAATCTCCCCTACGACCTAGCCGCCGAGCAGTGGCGTCTGCTCTTCACCGCGGACCGAGGCGGCATCCCCTGGAGCACCGAGACTACTCCCTGGCTGGAGTGGTGGTTGGAGTTCCTGGAGGAGCGTGGCAAAAAGGCCGTCAGCAAGGACTTGTGGCAGCAGCTTGAGCTGTTCATGCGCAAGACTAGAGAGGACGAGTCTTTTGGCTGGTGGAGTGCGGACGCCGCCTGGCCCGGTACTCTCGACGACTTTGTGGGCTGGGTGCAGGAGAAGCGTGCTCAGGGGAATGCCATGGAGCATTGA